The DNA segment ATCGACGGCCAGGAGCTCGAGCCAGACCTGCAGCTCGTGCTCGCGGTTCGCAAGCTCCTGGGCTCGCCCGCGCTGAGCGCCCAGTCTCCGCCCGAGGCGCGCGGACGCTACGCCCGGGACATGCGGCTGCATCGCGGGCCGCCGATTGACGTCGGTCCGGTGCGCGAGCTCGTGGTCGAGGGCCTGCGCGCGCGGCACTACGCGCCGCTCGAACCTGGGCTGCGGCCGCTGCTGCTCTACTTCCACGGCGGCGGCTTCGTGGTGGGCGATCTCGACACGCACGACGTGCCCTGTCGGCTGCTCTGTCGCGAGGCCGGCGTGCACGTGCTCTCGGTGGCCTATCGGCTCGCGCCGGAGCGGCCCTTCCCCGCCGCCATCGACGATGCCCGCGCGGCGCTGCGCTGGGCCTTCGCGCACGCGCGCGAGCTCGGGGCATCGGAGCAGGTGGCCGTGGCGGGCGACAGCGCGGGCGCGAATCTGACAGCAGTCGTCTCGCAGCTCGCCGTGCGCGACGACGAGCCGGCGCCGTGCCTTCAGGTGCTCCTCTATCCGCCGACGGATCGCTCGCAGCCGCACCGCTCGCTCGAGCTCTTTGCGAACGGTTTTCTGCTCACGCGCGCCGACATCGATTGGTACCAGGCGCAAAACACCGGCCACATTCCGGACGCCGCGCGCGATCCACGCGTCTCGCCGCTGCTCGCGAAGGATCTGTCGGGGCTGCCTCCGGCGATCATCGCCGTCGCGGGCTTCGATCCGCTTCGCGATGAAGGCATCGCCTACGCCGAGGCGCTCGCGCGCGGAGGCACACCGTGCGAGCTGCTCCGGTTCTCCGGGCAGGTGCACGGCTTCGTGAACCTGGTGGGCGTGGCGCCGTCCGCGCGCGCGGCCGTCGTCGAGGTGGCGCAGCGGATCCGCGCCACGCTCGACGCCGAATCTAGAAGTGCACCGCCGCGCCCAGCCGCCACTGAATCCCCGACAGGTTGATGCCGCCCACGTTCACAGCTGCA comes from the Deltaproteobacteria bacterium genome and includes:
- a CDS encoding alpha/beta hydrolase → MFDRLQKLLDVGESRGAQLLTALPRSVQRALSLQAPIRIDGQELEPDLQLVLAVRKLLGSPALSAQSPPEARGRYARDMRLHRGPPIDVGPVRELVVEGLRARHYAPLEPGLRPLLLYFHGGGFVVGDLDTHDVPCRLLCREAGVHVLSVAYRLAPERPFPAAIDDARAALRWAFAHARELGASEQVAVAGDSAGANLTAVVSQLAVRDDEPAPCLQVLLYPPTDRSQPHRSLELFANGFLLTRADIDWYQAQNTGHIPDAARDPRVSPLLAKDLSGLPPAIIAVAGFDPLRDEGIAYAEALARGGTPCELLRFSGQVHGFVNLVGVAPSARAAVVEVAQRIRATLDAESRSAPPRPAATESPTG